The Alnus glutinosa chromosome 7, dhAlnGlut1.1, whole genome shotgun sequence genome includes a region encoding these proteins:
- the LOC133873469 gene encoding 7-deoxyloganetic acid glucosyltransferase-like: MDHQPHVLILPFPAQGHIKPLLSLAALLCHAGVHVTFLNTEHNHRRLTDLQALSTHFPTLHLESISDGLPTDHPRSPIHRIPELISSIMSLTKPLFRQLLADLSSKSERPVTCVIADGIMSFAIDFAKELGIRTISFRVFSAACLWSFFCLPKLIEEGHVPVRANDDLDCTVTGIPGMEGLLRRRDLPSICRQELDGPTLQLFIKETQAMTQGSPLILNTFDNLEASILSHLAPLFSKIYTIGPLHALLRSRIGEDVLQSLSSFGNLREADRSCMTWLDSQPLRSVVYVSFGSLVIMTRGQLMELWHGLVNSGKPFLWVKRHDSIVGVEGGSTIPMELQEGTKERGFFVEWAPQEEVLAHPAVGGFFTHAGWNSILEGILAGVPMICWPQFGDHQINSKWVSDVWMIGLDMKDTCDRSTVERMIKTLMEDRREEIIGSMDGIAKLAHDCVSQCGSSYHNLDKLIEDIRQV, from the exons atggaTCATCAGCCTCATGTTCTGATCTTGCCGTTCCCTGCACAAGGCCACATCAAACCCCTGCTGAGTTTAGCAGCCCTCCTATGCCACGCAGGCGTCCATGTTACCTTCCTCAACACCGAACACAACCACCGCCGCCTCACCGACCTACAAGCACTCTCTACTCACTTCCCAACCCTCCACTTGGAATCCATCTCTGATGGCCTGCCAACCGATCACCCGCGCAGTCCTATCCATCGCATTCCAGAGTTAATCTCCTCCATCATGTCCCTGACCAAACCACTCTTCCGACAGTTGCTGGCTGACCTTAGCAGCAAGTCTGAGCGTCCGGTCACTTGTGTAATAGCGGATGGAATTATGTCTTTCGCAATTGATTTTGCCAAGGAATTGGGAATTCGCACAATTTCATTTCGGGTCTTCTCTGCTGCCTGTTTGTGGTCTTTTTTCTGTCTTCCGAAGCTAATTGAGGAAGGCCATGTTCCAGTACGAG CAAATGACGATCTGGATTGCACGGTCACAGGCATACCAGGGATGGAGGGCCTTTTGCGACGCCGAGACCTACCTAGCATTTGCAGACAAGAACTCGACGGTCCCACCCTTCAATTGTTCATCAAGGAGACTCAGGCCATGACTCAGGGTTCGCCACTCATACTAAACACCTTTGACAATCTTGAAGCTTCGATTCTCTCCCACCTCGCCCCTCTCTTTTCCAAAATTTACACCATTGGACCTCTCCATGCTCTCTTGAGATCTCGTATAGGAGAGGACGTCTTACAATCTTTATCATCCTTTGGCAATTTACGAGAAGCAGACCGTAGTTGCATGACCTGGCTGGATTCGCAGCCGTTAAGATCAGTTGTTTATGTCAGCTTTGGAAGCTTGGTGATCATGACACGTGGTCAGTTGATGGAGCTTTGGCACGGTCTGGTCAACAGTGGGAAGCCGTTTCTATGGGTCAAACGGCACGATAGCATTGTAGGTGTGGAAGGAGGGAGCACGATCCCAATGGAGCTTCAAGAGGGCACAAAAGAAAGGGGATTTTTTGTGGAATGGGCTCCACAAGAAGAAGTCCTAGCCCACCCCGCTGTGGGTGGGTTTTTTACTCATGCTGGCTGGAACTCGATCCTAGAGGGCATTCTCGCTGGGGTCCCTATGATTTGTTGGCCCCAATTTGGAGACCACCAGATTAATAGCAAGTGGGTTAGCGATGTGTGGATGATTGGCCTTGATATGAAGGACACATGTGATAGATCGACGGTGGAGAGGATGATAAAGACACTGATGGAAGATAGAAGGGAAGAAATCATCGGGTCGATGGACGGGATTGCGAAATTGGCTCACGATTGTGTTAGCCAATGTGGATCTTCTTACCACAATTTGGACAAGCTTATTGAAGACATAAGACAAGTATGA
- the LOC133872191 gene encoding stemmadenine O-acetyltransferase-like — translation MATMNLEIISKEIIRPSSPTPHNLRNHKLSFLDQLALTTYTPIILFYHAKKGHDVDRVQKSSELKKSLEQTLNRFYPLAGRVKEDNSIECNDEGVEYYEARVACKLSEALHEFNVEILNKFLPFEPYASHAVLLAVQCNFFDCGGVAIGVCISHRIADGASAATFLGAWSNTSRGDAAAVEAVCPNFDAATMYFPPKDISCGKGDAVVTKDKIVTRRLVFDKSNIAALKDKAFSVPKLPTRVEAVSAFIWKRLMAISKSKPVPARVHVAIHVVNLRERTVPPMPMHSFGNLVYAAVILSTHDEHDIDHDSHGILVNKLSNAIRGINGDYVKKLQNGVIPDSLTKGVKLSSEGGMEMYKFSAWCWFPLYETDFGWGQPTWVCLPTVPVKNQVYLLSTRDGHGIEAFVNILEEDTPVFDGDPELLPFMSCKIGD, via the coding sequence ATGGCGACGATGAATCTTGAAATAATCTCTAAGGAGATAATTAGACCATCGTCTCCAACACCCCATAACCTTAGAAACCACAAACTTTCCTTCCTAGATCAACTTGCACTCACCACCTATACTCCTATCATTCTTTTCTATCATGCCAAGAAAGGCCATGACGTTGATCGCGTCCAAAAATCTTCTGAGCTGAAAAAGTCCCTTGAACAAACCCTCAATCGCTTCTACCCTTTGGCTGGAAGGGTCAAAGAAGACAACTCTATCGAGTGCAACGATGAGGGGGTCGAGTATTATGAAGCTCGAGTTGCGTGTAAGTTATCAGAAGCTCTCCATGAATTCAATGTAGAAATCCTAAACAAATTTCTTCCGTTTGAACCGTATGCAAGCCATGCAGTTCTGTTAGCTGTCCAGTGTAATTTCTTTGATTGTGGTGGAGTAGCAATTGGAGTGTGTATTTCACACAGGATCGCCGATGGAGCTTCAGCCGCAACATTTCTTGGCGCCTGGAGCAATACGTCACGTGGAGATGCAGCAGCCGTTGAAGCTGTCTGTCCCAATTTTGATGCGGCGACCATGTACTTTCCGCCGAAAGATATATCTTGCGGCAAGGGAGACGCGGTGGTCACAAAGGACAAGATCGTGACAAGAAGACTGGTGTTCGACAAATCAAACATAGCAGCTCTGAAAGACAAGGCCTTCTCAGTACCGAAACTCCCAACGCGTGTTGAGGCAGTTTCAGCGTTCATATGGAAACGTCTCATGGCAATATCCAAATCAAAACCAGTGCCAGCAAGAGTGCATGTAGCTATTCATGTGGTGAACTTACGCGAGAGGACGGTCCCACCCATGCCAATGCATTCCTTCGGGAATCTTGTCTACGCTGCTGTAATATTATCAACACATGATGAGCATGATATTGATCATGACAGTCATGGTATTCTTGTGAATAAGCTAAGTAATGCAATACGAGGAATCAATGGTGATTATGTGAAGAAACTACAGAACGGTGTGATTCCGGATTCTCTCACAAAAGGGGTCAAGCTGTCCTCAGAGGGCGGCATGGAGATGTATAAGTTTTCAGCTTGGTGTTGGTTTCCTCTTTATGAAACTGATTTCGGGTGGGGGCAGCCTACCTGGGTCTGTCTTCCAACTGTGCCTGTCAAGAATCAAGTCTACTTGTTGAGTACAAGAGATGGACATGGAATTGAAGCATTTGTTAACATATTGGAGGAAGACACGCCCGTGTTTGATGGTGACCCAGAACTCCTTCCATTTATGTCTTGCAAAATTGGTGACTGA
- the LOC133874260 gene encoding uncharacterized protein LOC133874260 codes for MEMERKDKGRSVMVDKLLMGTDSPFTRRVADYQLPDKFKVPQILSYAGDRDPLDHLENFKAHLDLHGTPDEVACRAFPLTLSGNARDWFRKLPPNSVDQFKELSKIFLTEFLAFRTRKKPSGYLLSLHQQGNESLKEFMARFNREKATVEDPTEDMIFAAIYQGISPEEPLMKKLIRKQPSTLQGLMDKVEEFINQEETLKSMASSRLPRETAPEKKRKELKKADWEEQRQVKKFKDYNFTPLNAEISEVLMEIKRDPAFREPQKIPEEFIKNGKLVRFLGERRNHPGNNRPRNHQDYQPRDQQPRDYYP; via the exons atggagatggaaagaaaggacaaaggcagatccgtaatggtggacaagctcctaatgggtacagactcacccttcaccagacgggtggcagactatcagcttcccgataagtttaaggtaccccaaattctaagttatgcaggagacagagatcccttggatcacctagagaatttcaaagctcatctagaccttcacgggacacccgatgaagtagcatgtcgggccttccctcttactctttcggggaatgcccgagactggttcaggaagctgcccccgaattccgttgatcagttcaaggaattgtccaagatattcctaacggagttcttggctttccggacaaggaagaagccttcgggatatttgctatcattgcaccagcaaggcaatgagagtcttaaggagtttatggctcggttcaaccgagagaaggctacggtcgaagatccgaccgaggatatgatttttgctgccatttatcagggaatttcacccgaggagcctttgatgaagaagttgatccggaagcaaccgagtaccttgcagggcctcatggataaggtagaagaattcatcaatcaggaagagacgctgaagtctatggccagttctagactaccccgagagacagccccagaaaagaaaaggaaagaactcaagaaagctgattgggaagagcagaggcaggtaaagaagttcaaagattacaactttacacctctcaatgccgagatatcagaagtcctcatggagatcaagagagatccggcgtttcgggaaccacaaaagataccag aagaattcataaagaatggcaagctagttcggttcttgggagagcgacggaaccatccaggaaataacaggcctcggaatcatcaggactatcagccccgagatcaacagccacgggattatTATCCctga